One Chromatiaceae bacterium genomic region harbors:
- a CDS encoding Uma2 family endonuclease — MPKAARKMDHFNYGDYCQWPEGERWELIDGEAFAMAPAPMRLHQEFVVVLAAQIHPHLEGTDCRIYVAPFDVRLPRKDEADARVDTVVQPDVAVICDPRKLDDKGCRGAPDWIIEILSPASAAHDQIRKRALYERHGVREYWLLHPVDRVLTIYRLGEDGTFGKPDIRALEEPTPVGVIAGMAIHWPPGDPIAR, encoded by the coding sequence ATGCCCAAGGCGGCCCGCAAAATGGACCACTTCAATTATGGGGACTATTGCCAGTGGCCCGAGGGGGAGCGCTGGGAGTTGATCGACGGCGAGGCCTTTGCCATGGCACCCGCGCCGATGCGGTTGCATCAGGAGTTCGTCGTCGTATTGGCCGCCCAGATACATCCCCATCTGGAGGGAACGGACTGCCGCATCTATGTCGCCCCCTTCGATGTGCGCCTGCCCAGAAAAGACGAGGCCGACGCGCGCGTGGATACGGTGGTACAACCCGACGTAGCGGTCATCTGCGATCCCCGTAAGCTGGATGACAAAGGCTGCCGGGGTGCCCCGGACTGGATCATCGAGATCCTCTCCCCCGCCAGCGCCGCCCATGATCAGATCCGTAAACGGGCACTCTACGAGCGTCACGGGGTCCGGGAATACTGGCTGCTACACCCGGTCGACCGGGTATTGACCATCTATCGGCTGGGCGAGGATGGCACCTTCGGCAAGCCGGACATCCGGGCGCTAGAGGAGCCGACCCCGGTGGGCGTGATCGCGGGCATGGCGATTCACTGGCCGCCTGGCGACCCCATCGCGCGGTGA
- a CDS encoding Fic family protein: MNIPRLKVLAGLDPDIRAALMAQVRDLWTHGSTALEGNTLTLGETKFVIEEGLTVGGKPLKDHQEVVGHARAIEQIYAWTEEPVTLDRLFDLHRAVQTAEVTDIYMPNGAWKREPNGAYAVTADGRQTFIEYAMPGDVPLLMATWLTALNRFCVKPLSEDEALAAYARLHLGFVHIHPFWDGNGRMARLLANLPLLHSGHLPVVIELKDRKRYIEILAAYQIQAGQLGGHTGVWPNPGLESAFVSFCQASYEATRALLSQARAQQARRGPGI, from the coding sequence ATGAATATTCCTCGCCTCAAGGTCCTGGCAGGGCTGGACCCGGACATTCGGGCGGCCCTGATGGCTCAGGTGCGGGACCTCTGGACCCACGGTTCCACCGCGCTCGAAGGTAATACCCTGACCTTGGGGGAGACCAAGTTTGTCATCGAGGAAGGGCTGACGGTCGGGGGCAAACCGCTCAAGGACCATCAGGAGGTGGTGGGCCATGCCCGCGCCATCGAGCAGATCTACGCCTGGACGGAAGAACCGGTGACTCTGGATCGGCTGTTCGATCTGCATCGGGCCGTGCAGACCGCCGAGGTGACGGATATCTATATGCCTAATGGCGCCTGGAAGCGTGAGCCCAACGGGGCCTACGCGGTGACCGCCGATGGCCGCCAGACCTTCATCGAATACGCCATGCCCGGTGATGTGCCCCTGCTCATGGCGACCTGGTTGACGGCATTGAACCGCTTTTGCGTCAAGCCCCTGAGCGAGGATGAGGCCCTGGCCGCTTATGCCCGGCTCCATCTGGGCTTTGTCCACATCCATCCCTTCTGGGACGGTAATGGGCGCATGGCCCGCCTGCTCGCGAACCTGCCACTGTTGCACTCCGGCCATTTGCCGGTGGTGATCGAACTGAAGGATCGCAAGCGGTATATCGAAATCCTGGCTGCCTACCAAATCCAGGCCGGACAGCTTGGGGGCCATACCGGCGTCTGGCCCAACCCGGGGCTTGAATCGGCTTTTGTATCCTTTTGCCAAGCCTCTTACGAGGCCACGCGTGCCCTGCTGTCCCAGGCCAGGGCGCAACAGGCGCGCCGCGGGCCAGGGATATGA
- a CDS encoding nucleotidyl transferase AbiEii/AbiGii toxin family protein — translation MTGLDIGASIRARLLNKAKAEGQDFNLVLTRYALERLLYRLGSSSHAERFLLKGALLFDLWFDIPHRPTRDVDLLGFGPAEIPILEAVFRDLCAAASEPDDGIRFQAETVRGGEIRKEANYAGIRVTLVGLLAGARCSVQVDVGFGDAVTPAPEPVDYPVMLPELPAPRLRAYPRYTVVAEKFEALVTLGIANSRMKDYFDLWVLACQADFDGDILTQAIHATFDRRATTLPDGVPFGLTEDFAQDRQKQTQWRAFLAKNALAPVLLADVLDLLRRFLLPPLNAASDGTSLVDHWQASGDWRRPWRGAN, via the coding sequence GTGACGGGGCTGGACATCGGTGCGTCCATCCGCGCCCGGTTGCTCAACAAGGCGAAGGCCGAGGGTCAGGACTTCAACCTAGTCCTGACCCGCTATGCCCTGGAGCGCCTGTTGTACCGCCTGGGTAGCTCCAGCCACGCGGAGCGCTTCCTCCTCAAGGGCGCCTTGCTGTTCGACTTGTGGTTCGACATCCCCCACCGCCCGACCCGTGACGTGGACCTCCTGGGGTTCGGCCCGGCGGAGATCCCGATCCTGGAGGCGGTCTTCCGCGACCTGTGCGCCGCCGCCAGCGAGCCCGACGACGGTATTCGCTTTCAGGCAGAGACGGTCCGCGGCGGGGAGATCCGCAAGGAGGCCAACTATGCCGGCATCCGCGTCACCCTGGTCGGGCTTCTGGCGGGCGCACGTTGTTCGGTGCAGGTCGATGTCGGCTTCGGCGACGCGGTGACGCCCGCCCCGGAGCCGGTCGATTACCCGGTCATGCTCCCCGAGCTACCGGCCCCCAGACTTCGCGCCTACCCGCGCTACACCGTGGTCGCCGAGAAGTTCGAGGCCCTGGTCACGCTGGGCATCGCCAACAGCCGCATGAAAGACTACTTCGACCTGTGGGTCCTGGCCTGCCAGGCGGACTTCGACGGGGACATTCTCACCCAGGCGATCCACGCGACCTTCGACCGGCGCGCAACCACGCTCCCCGATGGGGTACCCTTCGGTCTCACCGAGGACTTCGCCCAGGACCGCCAGAAACAGACCCAGTGGAGGGCCTTCCTCGCCAAGAATGCCCTCGCCCCGGTGCTGCTCGCTGATGTCCTGGACCTGCTGCGGCGCTTCCTGCTGCCGCCGCTGAACGCCGCCAGTGACGGCACTTCGCTGGTTGATCACTGGCAAGCCAGCGGCGACTGGCGCCGCCCGTGGCGGGGAGCCAATTGA
- a CDS encoding DUF3991 and TOPRIM domain-containing protein: protein MRLSHAKNPAPSDTPRQRDELERFKTAINLTKYAAAEGYRLDRRASSRNSVVMRHPSGDKIIIARGEDDHWIYFSVRDDSDNGSVIDFIQHRRRCSIGEVRQELRPWVGGSFVRAVPGLYVPEVVAVSRDRAGVIRALAGMRPLITHRYLEEERGIPQSLLEHPRFAGRVLVDARSNVIFPHADRDGPCCYEVKNRGFTGFAPGGEKGLWISRVQRTDTALVLAESGIDALSYAALHPDDNARYASFGGAMNPSQPALIRAAIKRLVPGATVRIATDNDEDGTAFVVIIEGLVAETGRGDLAIERAVPVDAKDWNDVLLRASRAAPAIG, encoded by the coding sequence ATGAGACTTTCGCATGCGAAAAACCCTGCCCCTTCCGACACCCCGCGCCAGCGCGACGAGCTGGAGCGCTTCAAGACCGCCATCAACCTGACCAAGTACGCCGCGGCCGAGGGCTATCGCCTCGACCGCCGGGCGAGCTCCCGCAACTCCGTGGTCATGCGCCACCCCAGCGGCGACAAGATCATCATCGCCCGCGGGGAGGATGACCACTGGATCTACTTCTCGGTGCGCGACGACAGCGACAACGGCTCGGTCATCGACTTCATCCAGCACCGGCGCCGGTGCTCCATCGGCGAGGTTCGCCAAGAGTTGCGGCCCTGGGTCGGCGGCTCCTTCGTGCGGGCTGTGCCGGGGCTGTACGTCCCCGAGGTGGTCGCGGTCTCGCGGGACCGGGCCGGGGTGATCCGGGCGCTGGCCGGAATGCGCCCTCTGATAACACATCGGTACCTGGAGGAGGAGCGGGGAATCCCCCAGAGCTTGCTCGAACACCCCAGGTTCGCCGGCCGGGTCCTGGTGGACGCCCGCTCGAACGTTATCTTCCCCCACGCCGACCGGGATGGACCCTGCTGCTACGAGGTCAAGAACCGGGGGTTTACCGGCTTCGCGCCGGGAGGGGAGAAGGGGTTGTGGATCTCGCGGGTGCAGCGCACCGATACCGCACTGGTGCTTGCTGAGAGCGGTATCGACGCCCTGAGCTATGCGGCCCTGCATCCTGACGACAACGCGCGCTACGCGAGCTTCGGAGGCGCCATGAATCCCAGCCAGCCGGCCCTGATCCGGGCGGCGATCAAGCGCCTGGTGCCTGGTGCGACGGTGCGGATTGCCACGGATAACGACGAGGACGGTACCGCCTTTGTGGTTATCATTGAGGGGCTGGTTGCGGAGACGGGGAGGGGAGACCTGGCGATCGAGCGGGCCGTGCCCGTGGATGCCAAGGATTGGAACGATGTGCTTCTGCGTGCGAGCAGGGCGGCTCCTGCAATCGGTTGA
- a CDS encoding DUF3368 domain-containing protein: MARLVLTDASPLIGLARVDGLAWLGALFGVVWMPPEVRREVLPNRGLPDERVILAAEAAGWLRESDPPPMGPELPDLDEGEAACIRIALASPEPSLLLIDERAGRAIATERGLCVAGTAAIIGMAKARGLIGSAREVFARLHGSDFRISAQVIETVLRRVGE; the protein is encoded by the coding sequence ATGGCTCGCCTCGTCCTGACCGATGCGAGCCCCTTGATCGGGCTGGCCCGGGTCGACGGCCTGGCCTGGCTCGGTGCCCTGTTCGGCGTGGTCTGGATGCCCCCCGAGGTCCGCCGGGAGGTCTTGCCGAACCGGGGCCTACCGGATGAAAGGGTGATCCTGGCCGCGGAGGCAGCAGGCTGGCTGCGCGAGAGCGACCCGCCGCCGATGGGTCCGGAGCTTCCGGATCTCGACGAAGGCGAGGCGGCCTGCATCCGCATTGCCCTCGCCAGTCCAGAGCCCAGCCTGCTATTGATAGACGAGCGGGCCGGCCGGGCGATCGCCACCGAGCGCGGCCTGTGCGTGGCCGGCACCGCCGCGATCATCGGTATGGCGAAGGCAAGGGGGCTGATCGGGTCGGCGCGGGAGGTGTTCGCGCGGCTGCATGGCTCCGACTTCCGCATTTCGGCCCAGGTGATCGAGACCGTACTGCGACGGGTCGGGGAATGA
- a CDS encoding AbiEi antitoxin N-terminal domain-containing protein, with the protein METTQQSILDLARTRGLLRPLDLTAHGLPRASLTRLVRQGRLARVGRGLYSLPDREVSEHAALAEVARMHPRAVVCLLSALRFHDITTQAPFEVWLAIPNKARPPRLDSLHLSGPLRTVRFSDAGLTEGVEEHMIDEVPVRITGVARTVADCFKYRNKIGLDVALEALKDVLGRDGQARRAGIDEIWRYAQIDRVANVMRPYLESLA; encoded by the coding sequence ATGGAGACAACCCAACAATCCATCCTTGATCTTGCGCGGACCCGCGGGCTCCTCCGTCCCCTGGACCTGACCGCCCACGGGCTGCCCCGGGCCTCGCTGACCCGGCTGGTGCGCCAGGGTCGGCTCGCCCGGGTTGGGCGCGGGCTCTACTCCCTCCCGGACCGCGAGGTGTCGGAGCACGCCGCCCTGGCCGAGGTCGCCCGCATGCACCCCCGAGCCGTGGTCTGCCTACTCTCGGCGCTACGCTTCCACGACATCACGACCCAAGCCCCCTTCGAGGTTTGGCTCGCCATCCCGAACAAGGCCCGCCCCCCGCGCCTGGACAGCCTGCATCTCTCTGGGCCGCTGCGCACCGTGCGGTTCTCCGATGCCGGCCTAACCGAGGGCGTCGAAGAGCACATGATCGACGAGGTGCCGGTGCGCATCACCGGGGTGGCGAGGACCGTGGCGGACTGCTTCAAATACCGCAACAAGATCGGACTGGACGTGGCCCTAGAGGCGCTGAAGGATGTCCTGGGACGTGATGGCCAGGCGCGCCGGGCGGGCATCGACGAGATCTGGCGCTACGCCCAGATTGATCGGGTCGCCAACGTCATGCGCCCCTACCTGGAGAGCCTGGCGTGA
- a CDS encoding ParB N-terminal domain-containing protein has product MEPLIVSLHPETLGHYLLVAGERRWRAAGMAGLATVAVIHAQHIEAPTRRFLCEFASRIGSRSLSFSLPRRWPGGLSEARRTGPRTRPAIGAWSPRCASWRSAPICRCRSARASPRPGVPASASRERPSWRRIGPNARRRPPKPSARRVTGRRPDSWRCPFPSTRTAWRPPSSTCWRSIATATRTGSFSPSRSMASRTGCASVPPPSKAPWTSCCVNWRRIRSRFVPMSPATGPAAPSRWRT; this is encoded by the coding sequence ATCGAGCCCCTGATCGTCTCTCTGCATCCCGAGACCCTGGGGCATTACCTCCTGGTGGCCGGGGAACGGCGCTGGCGGGCGGCGGGTATGGCCGGCCTGGCGACGGTCGCCGTGATCCACGCCCAGCACATCGAGGCGCCGACGCGGCGCTTCCTGTGCGAGTTCGCATCGAGGATCGGGAGCCGCTCACTGAGCTTCAGCTTGCCGAGGCGATGGCCCGGCGGTCTTTCGGAGGCTCGAAGGACAGGGCCAAGGACCAGGCCCGCTATCGGCGCCTGGTCACCTCGCTGCGCGAGCTGGAGATCAGCCCCTATCTGTCGCTGCCGGAGCGCGAGGGCCTCGCCGAGGCCAGGGGTACCTGCGAGCGCCTCGCGCGAGCGGCCGAGCTGGCGAAGGATCGGGCCAAACGCCAGGAGAAGGCCGCCGAAGCCGAGCGCGAGGCGCGTTACCGGGAGGCGGCCGGACTCCTGGCGATGTCCTTTCCCTTCGACCCGAACCGCCTGGAGACCACCGTCATCGACCTGCTGGCGCTCGATCGCTACAGCAACGCGGACTGGCTCATTCAGCCCGAGTCGGTCGATGGCTTCGCGGACCGGCTGCGCCAGCGTGCCGCCCCCGAGCAAAGCCCCATGGACCTCCTGCTGCGTGAACTGGCGTCGCATCAGGAGCAGGTTCGTGCCCATGTCGCCCGCGACTGGACCAGCAGCGCCGAGCCGCTGGCGGACCTGA
- a CDS encoding HPr family phosphocarrier protein, whose protein sequence is MLFLPHLIVDTADRIPERVAWLFQEKRVDIEEFEAQATVCCFVVGPREFVTTLCRISVQLCEGTTFVQDAYQLGRDDEIRRLLRRLLPNIVEKPLTGSPQTEDDGVLGEPQGWFSDRAVIVNTLGMHARATARLNAVARSFACPIQLRCVGQRQSDWVNGKSIMEVMMLAGSVGSEIEIRARGKEGIAAVSFLIDYIDTGMDEDVTVDIRERVYRKKVLARTELPTRVVAKCDVGWGHEIFVRGDTPPLSWERGLAMSCIDKDIWLWEMPRLLLGSSFEFKLLRDDATWEVAVRDRIGEAGKVTVAFPEF, encoded by the coding sequence ATGCTTTTTCTCCCCCACTTAATTGTGGACACCGCAGATCGCATTCCGGAACGTGTGGCCTGGCTTTTCCAAGAAAAGAGGGTAGACATTGAGGAATTTGAGGCCCAAGCAACTGTTTGCTGCTTTGTGGTCGGACCTCGTGAATTCGTCACAACGCTTTGTAGGATTTCTGTTCAACTGTGCGAAGGTACAACATTTGTGCAGGACGCCTACCAATTGGGGAGGGACGACGAAATTCGACGGTTGCTTAGGCGACTGTTGCCGAACATTGTGGAGAAACCTTTAACCGGATCTCCACAGACAGAGGATGATGGCGTACTGGGGGAACCCCAGGGATGGTTTTCCGATCGGGCAGTTATCGTGAACACGTTGGGAATGCACGCGAGAGCGACAGCTCGACTGAACGCCGTAGCGAGATCTTTCGCGTGTCCGATTCAGCTGCGTTGTGTAGGTCAGCGGCAGTCCGATTGGGTTAATGGGAAGAGTATCATGGAAGTGATGATGCTAGCCGGGAGTGTGGGATCGGAAATTGAGATTCGTGCTAGGGGAAAAGAAGGCATCGCAGCCGTCTCGTTCTTGATCGACTACATAGACACCGGAATGGATGAAGATGTTACTGTCGATATTAGGGAGAGAGTCTACCGAAAAAAGGTGTTGGCCCGCACAGAACTCCCGACGAGAGTCGTCGCCAAGTGTGATGTTGGCTGGGGTCACGAGATATTCGTTCGAGGAGACACGCCACCTTTGAGCTGGGAGCGTGGCCTTGCCATGAGTTGTATTGATAAAGACATTTGGCTGTGGGAAATGCCTCGGCTTCTGCTCGGTTCCTCGTTCGAGTTTAAACTTCTTCGTGATGATGCAACGTGGGAGGTCGCAGTAAGGGATCGCATCGGCGAAGCTGGAAAGGTAACGGTAGCATTTCCGGAGTTTTAG
- a CDS encoding type II toxin-antitoxin system Phd/YefM family antitoxin, with protein METVNVSGLKNNPSEALRKCHQGVVVVLNRDKPDALMVGIELAGVLNAKGVKPALATALFRDGNLSLARAAHLAEMPLGDFVAHVSRLGIAVVSLDADEATRDLDTLESWLASS; from the coding sequence ATGGAGACGGTCAACGTCAGTGGGCTCAAGAATAACCCCAGCGAGGCCCTGCGTAAGTGCCACCAGGGCGTCGTCGTGGTGTTGAACCGCGACAAGCCCGATGCCCTGATGGTCGGGATCGAGCTGGCCGGCGTTCTGAACGCTAAGGGCGTCAAGCCCGCGTTGGCCACGGCACTGTTCCGCGACGGGAATCTGTCCCTGGCGCGGGCTGCCCATCTGGCCGAGATGCCCCTCGGCGACTTCGTGGCCCACGTCTCCCGCCTCGGCATTGCCGTAGTGAGCCTGGATGCGGACGAGGCGACGCGGGACCTGGACACCCTGGAGTCATGGCTCGCCTCGTCCTGA
- a CDS encoding transcriptional activator TraM: MNDWDDLIGDMIAEVARAHGMAICREDPIVAVVLLNQVVLRRYLEETVAPAAAAIREAARDAIDQVEKVAEAQAHWLDQGSLKDRASFLEDQKTLHEGWTADMQALIKGQNAALQQVVMQTIALLRNQAPTVGPVLASPPAPLQAQTSAPTGMGNPWAWIWAGTLLGTGATVVLTLAAVVGRAFAGQ; this comes from the coding sequence GTGAACGACTGGGACGACCTGATCGGGGACATGATCGCGGAGGTCGCCCGCGCCCACGGGATGGCGATTTGCCGCGAGGACCCGATTGTGGCCGTGGTTCTGCTGAACCAGGTGGTGTTGCGCCGGTATCTTGAGGAGACAGTCGCCCCGGCCGCGGCAGCGATCCGGGAGGCAGCGCGGGACGCGATTGACCAGGTGGAGAAGGTCGCCGAGGCCCAGGCCCATTGGCTGGATCAGGGGTCCCTCAAGGATCGTGCGTCCTTCCTGGAAGACCAGAAGACCCTGCACGAGGGGTGGACGGCGGACATGCAGGCCCTGATCAAAGGCCAGAACGCGGCGCTGCAACAGGTGGTGATGCAGACGATCGCCTTGTTGCGAAATCAGGCCCCAACCGTGGGGCCGGTCCTGGCAAGTCCACCCGCACCGCTCCAGGCCCAGACTTCGGCGCCGACCGGGATGGGCAACCCCTGGGCCTGGATCTGGGCTGGGACGCTGTTGGGAACGGGGGCTACGGTGGTCCTGACGCTGGCCGCGGTGGTCGGGCGAGCGTTCGCGGGGCAGTAG
- a CDS encoding DUF1778 domain-containing protein, translating to MPSATSTARLEARISTELHAMLKRAAEIQGRSLTDFVVSAVQEAAQRTIEQGEVVRLSLADSKRFAQALLSPPYPSPALERAFARRRKLLRSTSKAQVKTCPRAGDASLPGVRSRLDSRRSPRPRVR from the coding sequence ATGCCATCAGCCACATCCACCGCTCGGCTCGAAGCCCGCATCAGCACCGAGCTGCACGCCATGCTCAAACGTGCCGCGGAGATTCAGGGCCGCAGCCTGACCGACTTCGTGGTGTCCGCTGTGCAGGAGGCCGCCCAGCGCACCATCGAGCAGGGCGAGGTCGTCCGCCTGTCGCTGGCCGACTCGAAGCGCTTTGCCCAGGCCCTCCTGTCCCCGCCGTACCCATCGCCGGCCCTGGAGCGCGCCTTCGCGCGTCGCCGCAAGCTGCTACGATCTACCTCGAAGGCACAAGTCAAGACCTGTCCTCGCGCCGGTGATGCCTCGCTGCCCGGGGTCCGCAGTCGCCTGGATAGCCGACGCTCGCCGCGTCCACGAGTCAGGTAA
- the fdhF gene encoding formate dehydrogenase subunit alpha codes for MENTAYIDNRPFAIIPGETLLEFVRRHRGQDLIPTLCQADNLENYGSCRLCSVEVAQAPNGPARVLAACHTPVAPGQYLYPASERIRRLRQNILELVLSDYPADRIQPAPGQLPTAFQRTLATLGSPAVRYPPGARHPAPAPDLGHPYIRADMAECIGCYRCVRACDELQAGQVLAVAGRGLAARVIAGADQSFSDSPCVACGACVQTCPTNALTDRYGTKTAPYDRQVRTLCTYCGVGCNLEVKVRDGQIQGIQGAEDAAVNRGHTCVKGRFAFGFHRHPDRLTAPLIRRDGQLQPATWDEALDYSARRFQEIKDCHGPDALAGISSARCTNEENYLMQKFFRVVIGTNNIDGCARVCHAPTALGMQWTLGTGAATNSVADLDQTACILIIGANPTAAHPVTGARIKALVQRGVPLIVIDPLRTELARHAQYHLRPRPGTNLAVLNLFARAILDAGLVDQDFIARRTEGWEAFAAHLQGLDVTAQTRLCGVAWDLIQAAARAYAAAPAAMEFHGLGVTEHWQGTKAVALIAAIALMTGNLGKPGAGVNPLRGQNNVQGAADMGVQPHQGPGYLAVDDPQVQARYQDFYGVAFPNKPGYKIPEMFAASTRGDLKALWIMGEDLLRTDPNTCQVRHALSGLEFLVVQELFLTDTAQLADVVFPASSCFEKEGTFTNAERRIQRVRQVIPPLAGTRPDGQIVIDLMRRMGYPQAAYSAPDLLREIAGIVPFFQGVRWEELGDQGKQWPVAADGTDTAILHRDTFKGGLGRFQVWDFEETAELATHGTDYPFILTTGRLLEHYNSGTMTRRTPNAELVGEDLLYVHPDDARAKQIAHGDSVRLRSPRAETLMRVALSDIVKPGVLYTTFHFPEVAINHLTSDVGDEFTLTPEFKVVAVDFERAFPGPGKLPAWPEG; via the coding sequence ATGGAAAACACCGCCTACATCGACAACCGGCCCTTCGCCATCATCCCTGGCGAGACCCTGCTCGAGTTCGTGCGCCGGCACCGGGGCCAGGACCTCATCCCCACCCTCTGCCAGGCCGACAACCTGGAGAATTACGGCTCCTGCCGCCTCTGCTCCGTGGAGGTGGCTCAGGCCCCGAACGGCCCCGCCCGGGTGCTGGCCGCCTGCCATACGCCGGTCGCGCCGGGTCAATACCTCTATCCCGCCAGCGAGCGGATTCGGCGGCTGCGCCAGAACATCCTCGAACTGGTGCTTTCCGATTACCCCGCCGACCGCATCCAGCCGGCTCCGGGCCAGCTCCCCACCGCCTTCCAGCGGACCCTCGCCACCCTCGGCAGCCCGGCGGTGCGCTATCCCCCGGGCGCCCGCCATCCCGCCCCGGCCCCGGACCTCGGCCACCCCTACATCCGGGCCGACATGGCCGAATGCATCGGCTGCTACCGCTGCGTCCGGGCCTGCGACGAATTGCAGGCCGGCCAGGTCCTGGCGGTCGCCGGACGCGGGCTCGCGGCCCGGGTCATCGCCGGGGCCGACCAGTCCTTCAGCGACTCCCCCTGCGTCGCCTGTGGCGCCTGCGTCCAGACCTGCCCCACCAACGCCCTCACCGACCGTTATGGCACCAAGACCGCCCCCTACGACCGGCAAGTCCGCACCCTCTGCACCTACTGCGGGGTCGGCTGCAACCTGGAGGTCAAGGTCAGGGATGGCCAGATCCAGGGCATCCAGGGCGCCGAGGACGCCGCCGTCAACCGGGGCCACACCTGCGTCAAGGGCCGCTTCGCCTTTGGATTTCACCGCCACCCCGACCGGTTGACGGCGCCCCTGATCCGCAGGGACGGCCAGCTCCAGCCGGCGACCTGGGACGAGGCCCTGGACTACAGCGCCCGCCGCTTCCAGGAGATCAAGGATTGCCACGGCCCGGATGCCCTGGCCGGCATCTCCTCCGCCCGCTGCACCAACGAAGAAAACTACCTGATGCAGAAGTTCTTCCGGGTGGTGATCGGCACCAACAACATCGACGGCTGCGCCCGGGTCTGCCACGCCCCCACCGCCCTGGGCATGCAGTGGACCCTGGGCACCGGCGCCGCCACCAACTCGGTGGCAGACCTCGACCAGACGGCCTGCATCCTGATCATTGGCGCCAACCCGACCGCGGCCCACCCGGTCACCGGCGCCCGCATCAAGGCGCTGGTCCAGCGCGGCGTGCCCCTCATCGTCATCGACCCCCTGCGCACCGAGCTGGCTCGCCATGCCCAGTACCACCTGCGCCCCCGGCCGGGGACCAACCTGGCGGTGCTCAACCTCTTCGCCCGCGCCATTCTCGACGCGGGCCTCGTCGATCAGGACTTTATCGCCCGCCGCACCGAGGGCTGGGAAGCCTTTGCCGCTCACCTGCAAGGCCTGGACGTCACCGCCCAGACGCGCCTCTGCGGCGTCGCCTGGGACCTGATCCAGGCCGCCGCCCGCGCCTACGCCGCCGCCCCGGCGGCCATGGAGTTCCACGGCCTGGGGGTCACCGAGCACTGGCAAGGCACCAAGGCCGTCGCCCTCATCGCCGCCATCGCCCTCATGACCGGTAACCTCGGCAAGCCCGGCGCCGGGGTCAATCCCCTGCGCGGCCAGAACAATGTTCAGGGCGCCGCCGACATGGGCGTCCAGCCCCACCAGGGCCCGGGCTACCTGGCGGTGGATGACCCTCAGGTCCAGGCCCGCTACCAGGACTTCTACGGCGTCGCCTTCCCCAACAAGCCAGGCTACAAGATCCCCGAGATGTTCGCCGCCAGCACCCGGGGCGACCTCAAGGCCCTGTGGATCATGGGCGAGGACCTGCTGCGCACCGACCCCAACACCTGCCAGGTCCGTCATGCCCTCTCCGGCCTGGAATTCCTGGTGGTCCAGGAGCTCTTTCTCACCGACACCGCCCAGTTGGCGGACGTCGTCTTCCCGGCCTCCTCCTGTTTCGAAAAGGAGGGCACCTTCACCAACGCCGAGCGCCGCATCCAACGGGTGCGCCAGGTCATCCCACCCCTGGCCGGCACCCGGCCCGATGGCCAGATCGTCATCGACTTGATGCGGCGCATGGGCTACCCCCAGGCAGCCTACTCGGCGCCGGACCTCTTGCGGGAGATCGCCGGCATCGTCCCCTTCTTCCAGGGGGTCCGCTGGGAGGAGCTGGGCGACCAGGGCAAACAGTGGCCGGTGGCCGCGGACGGCACCGATACCGCCATCCTGCATCGCGATACCTTCAAGGGCGGCCTGGGCCGCTTTCAGGTCTGGGATTTCGAGGAGACGGCGGAACTGGCGACTCATGGGACCGATTACCCCTTCATCCTCACCACCGGCCGGCTGCTGGAGCATTACAACAGCGGCACCATGACCCGCCGTACCCCCAACGCCGAACTGGTCGGGGAGGACCTCCTCTATGTCCATCCCGACGACGCCCGGGCCAAGCAGATTGCCCACGGCGATAGCGTCCGCCTCCGCTCCCCCCGGGCCGAGACGCTGATGCGGGTCGCGCTATCCGATATCGTCAAACCTGGCGTCCTCTACACCACCTTCCATTTCCCCGAGGTAGCCATCAACCACCTCACCAGCGACGTGGGCGACGAATTCACCCTTACCCCCGAGTTCAAGGTGGTCGCCGTGGACTTTGAGCGGGCGTTCCCCGGACCAGGCAAGCTACCCGCCTGGCCCGAAGGCTAG